In a single window of the Candidatus Abyssobacteria bacterium SURF_5 genome:
- a CDS encoding glycine dehydrogenase subunit 2, protein MGRNRKTLLRKFHQARWDEQIIFEMSVPGERGILVPQAEEAVTAEVGDGISAIPESLRRKKPAALPEVGQMRVLRHFMRLSQETMGADVTIDIGEGTCTMKYSPKVQEHLAARHPGITELHPMQDPRTLQGILEMYYQVEQFLKEVSGMDFFSLQPSSGSQGVYANASIVRAYHEARGDRNRTEVITTIFSHPVDAAAPGTAGYKVITLMPGENGYPDLGALKAALSERTAGIFITNPEDTGIYNSNIDEYVKAAHAVGALCSYDQANANGLLGIARARETGFDLCHFNIHKTFSAPHGSFGPGMGAIGVTAELEKFLPAPRVKFNGKRYYLDYDYPDSIGRVRLFLGNAPLALKAYAWIMQHGADGLREAAEVSVLNNNYLEKKVREIPGVVVKYAEGKRRLEQVRYSWEKLMEDTGVGTDAVEKRMADYGVQHYFQSHHPHVVPEPFTLEPCESYSKDDIDEFAAILRQISKEAYENPELVNNAPYNLPIHNIWMPAIVEEEKIATTWRMYKKLKGIE, encoded by the coding sequence ATGGGTAGAAATAGGAAGACGTTGCTTCGCAAATTTCATCAGGCGCGCTGGGATGAACAGATCATTTTCGAGATGAGCGTCCCGGGCGAGCGCGGGATCTTGGTGCCTCAGGCTGAAGAAGCCGTGACCGCCGAAGTCGGCGACGGGATTTCAGCGATTCCTGAAAGTCTCCGCCGAAAGAAACCCGCCGCCCTTCCCGAAGTCGGGCAAATGCGGGTGCTCAGGCATTTCATGCGACTGTCGCAGGAGACGATGGGCGCCGATGTCACCATTGATATCGGAGAAGGGACCTGCACGATGAAGTACAGCCCGAAGGTGCAAGAACATCTGGCCGCGCGGCATCCCGGGATTACGGAACTGCATCCGATGCAGGACCCGCGCACGCTTCAGGGCATTCTGGAAATGTATTACCAGGTGGAGCAGTTCCTGAAGGAAGTTTCGGGCATGGATTTTTTCAGTCTTCAACCGAGCAGCGGCAGCCAGGGCGTCTATGCGAACGCGTCGATCGTGCGCGCGTATCACGAGGCCAGAGGAGACCGCAACCGCACCGAGGTGATTACCACCATTTTCTCTCATCCGGTCGACGCTGCCGCTCCCGGTACGGCTGGGTACAAGGTCATCACACTGATGCCGGGCGAGAACGGGTATCCGGACCTGGGTGCGCTGAAGGCCGCTCTTTCGGAGAGAACCGCGGGCATTTTCATTACGAATCCGGAGGACACCGGCATTTACAACTCGAACATCGATGAGTACGTGAAGGCGGCGCACGCGGTAGGCGCTCTCTGTTCATATGATCAGGCGAACGCCAACGGGCTCCTCGGGATCGCCAGGGCGCGGGAGACCGGTTTTGACTTGTGCCACTTCAACATCCACAAGACATTTTCGGCGCCGCACGGCAGCTTCGGTCCCGGCATGGGCGCTATCGGCGTGACGGCGGAATTGGAAAAATTCCTGCCGGCGCCGCGCGTGAAATTTAACGGAAAAAGGTACTATCTCGATTACGATTATCCGGACAGCATCGGCCGCGTGCGCCTGTTTTTGGGGAATGCGCCGCTCGCGCTGAAAGCGTATGCCTGGATCATGCAGCACGGAGCGGACGGTCTGAGGGAAGCGGCCGAGGTTTCCGTCCTGAATAATAACTATCTTGAAAAGAAGGTTCGGGAGATTCCCGGAGTGGTCGTGAAATACGCGGAGGGAAAACGGCGCCTGGAGCAGGTGCGGTACTCCTGGGAGAAACTGATGGAGGATACCGGCGTGGGCACCGACGCCGTTGAGAAGAGAATGGCAGACTACGGGGTGCAGCATTATTTTCAGAGCCACCATCCGCACGTCGTTCCCGAGCCGTTCACGCTCGAGCCTTGCGAATCGTACTCGAAGGACGACATCGACGAGTTTGCGGCAATCCTTCGCCAGATTTCGAAAGAAGCATATGAGAATCCGGAACTCGTCAACAATGCGCCTTATAATCTGCCGATTCACAACATTTGGATGCCGGCAATTGTTGAGGAGGAAAAAATTGCGACCACCTGGAGAATGTACAAGAAACTGAAAGGCATTGAATAG
- a CDS encoding aminomethyl-transferring glycine dehydrogenase subunit GcvPA codes for MKDRKIVYPYIPNSVGEIKEQMLKEVGAQEVMELYAEIPEHLRFKGRMKMPEPILDECSIRRHVDGLLRKNANCCDHLNFLGAGCAQHYVPAVCDEINGRGEFLTAYSSIFWADHGKWQAWFEYVSLMAELLDMDYLSLPTYDGAQAAATSLRMARGINGRTEVLLPASMHPQIQAVVRNYLKGVPDPALKIGLIDYDRTSGLLDLEDLRAKISDRTAAVLIENPSYFGIIEAQAEEIGRIARERGAEFIVYADPISLGVLAPPAHYGATIACGDLHPLGIHMQCGGGQSGFIATGFDMDHAMQFKDIVVGIQETVEDGEYGFGVVFPHKLSYFTREEGNEFTGTNTGLWAITAAVYLSLMGPKGMEEIGRTIMQRSQYAAKKLGEIDGVRVLFSASFFKEFVVNFDETGRKVEKINRKLLKAGVFGGLDLSKDFPALGQSALYCVTEIMTKDDIDHLVEAVKKAVK; via the coding sequence ATGAAAGACCGAAAGATAGTTTATCCATATATCCCCAATTCCGTCGGGGAGATCAAGGAGCAGATGCTGAAGGAAGTCGGCGCGCAGGAAGTTATGGAGCTGTACGCCGAGATTCCCGAGCACCTGCGGTTTAAGGGAAGGATGAAGATGCCGGAGCCGATCCTGGACGAGTGCTCGATCCGGCGCCACGTGGACGGATTACTGAGGAAGAACGCGAATTGTTGCGACCACCTCAACTTTCTGGGGGCGGGATGTGCTCAGCATTACGTGCCGGCGGTCTGCGACGAAATCAACGGGCGGGGCGAATTTCTCACCGCCTATTCCAGTATCTTCTGGGCGGACCACGGAAAGTGGCAGGCCTGGTTCGAGTACGTCAGCCTGATGGCCGAATTGCTAGATATGGATTACCTGAGTCTTCCGACGTATGACGGAGCGCAGGCCGCGGCGACATCGTTGCGAATGGCGCGCGGCATCAATGGTCGAACCGAGGTTCTGCTGCCGGCATCGATGCACCCGCAGATTCAAGCGGTCGTGCGGAATTATCTGAAAGGTGTTCCCGATCCGGCGCTGAAGATTGGACTTATCGATTACGACCGGACGAGCGGCCTGCTCGATCTTGAGGATCTCAGGGCAAAGATTTCGGACCGGACTGCCGCCGTTCTGATTGAGAATCCGTCGTATTTCGGCATCATTGAAGCACAGGCCGAGGAGATCGGCAGGATTGCGCGCGAGCGCGGGGCGGAGTTTATCGTTTATGCCGATCCGATTTCTCTCGGAGTGCTAGCGCCGCCCGCTCATTACGGGGCGACAATCGCCTGCGGGGACCTGCATCCGCTTGGTATCCACATGCAGTGCGGCGGCGGCCAGTCGGGCTTCATCGCGACTGGTTTTGACATGGACCATGCGATGCAGTTCAAGGACATCGTGGTTGGCATTCAGGAAACGGTTGAGGACGGTGAGTATGGGTTTGGGGTTGTATTCCCTCATAAGCTCTCGTATTTCACCCGCGAGGAAGGCAATGAGTTTACCGGCACCAACACCGGCCTTTGGGCGATTACAGCGGCTGTGTATCTCTCGCTGATGGGTCCGAAGGGGATGGAGGAGATCGGGCGGACAATCATGCAGCGGTCGCAGTATGCTGCGAAAAAGCTTGGAGAAATCGATGGCGTTCGGGTACTGTTCAGCGCTTCGTTCTTCAAGGAGTTTGTTGTGAATTTTGATGAGACCGGCAGGAAGGTGGAGAAGATAAACCGGAAACTGCTGAAGGCGGGCGTCTTTGGAGGGCTTGATCTGTCCAAGGATTTTCCGGCTCTCGGGCAGAGCGCGTTATATTGCGTGACTGAAATAATGACGAAAGACGACATCGATCATCTCGTTGAGGCCGTGAAAAAGGCCGTCAAGTAG
- a CDS encoding iron-containing alcohol dehydrogenase: MSEIISGKTSIFYSPPKIIFGLSSASAVAGEVKRLGGTKALIVTDRILLEANVIRPLLESLTGGEIPYSIYDGVEPDPPAPLVDEAAEKLRSEGCDFVIGIGGASSLDVAKGVSLVGTNGGEVISLIGFEQVPKRGLPKILMSTTHSAGGELSQYVIMVASKEDHSVVPIISEFAIPEVAIMDPLLTLSMPPTVTVDTSIDTFATAIEAIVASNASPFSDVFAERALELAARYLPVVWAKGSNVTARYYMSMAATMAGLAFISSSVGAVHALSYPLAGKYHLTHGRSLAAVLPHVMDFNRAGNPERYARVAELTGKGTEGLTALEASELAVEGVTDILDAVEVSYRLQDYGASQNDIETLTEEAMATAPFFEYNPRDFNERNIKEIYQAAL; this comes from the coding sequence ATGTCCGAAATCATCTCCGGGAAAACCAGCATCTTTTATTCGCCTCCAAAGATTATTTTTGGGTTGAGCAGCGCGAGTGCGGTCGCCGGCGAAGTCAAGCGGCTGGGCGGAACGAAGGCTCTCATTGTAACGGATCGGATACTGCTTGAGGCGAACGTGATTCGCCCTCTGCTGGAATCTCTCACGGGAGGAGAGATACCGTACTCGATTTACGACGGCGTAGAGCCGGACCCGCCGGCGCCGCTGGTCGATGAGGCCGCCGAAAAGCTGCGATCTGAAGGGTGCGACTTCGTGATCGGGATAGGGGGCGCAAGCTCGCTGGATGTCGCCAAGGGCGTCTCGCTTGTGGGAACGAACGGGGGAGAGGTCATCTCTCTCATCGGATTCGAGCAGGTGCCGAAGCGCGGCTTACCGAAGATCTTGATGTCAACGACGCATTCCGCCGGCGGAGAATTGAGTCAGTACGTGATCATGGTGGCATCCAAGGAGGACCATTCCGTGGTGCCGATCATTAGCGAGTTCGCCATTCCCGAGGTGGCGATCATGGACCCGCTGCTGACCCTGTCGATGCCGCCGACCGTCACGGTGGACACCTCGATCGACACGTTTGCAACGGCAATTGAGGCCATTGTTGCTTCGAATGCGAGTCCTTTTTCGGACGTGTTTGCCGAAAGAGCGCTCGAGTTGGCGGCGCGATATCTTCCCGTGGTCTGGGCGAAGGGCTCGAACGTAACCGCCAGATATTATATGTCGATGGCGGCGACGATGGCTGGCTTGGCGTTCATAAGCTCGAGTGTCGGGGCAGTTCATGCGCTCTCGTATCCGCTGGCGGGAAAGTACCACCTCACGCACGGACGCTCGCTTGCGGCTGTGCTTCCCCACGTCATGGATTTCAATCGCGCGGGAAACCCGGAGCGGTATGCGCGTGTGGCCGAGTTGACGGGGAAGGGGACCGAGGGGCTGACTGCTCTGGAGGCGTCGGAACTGGCGGTTGAGGGCGTTACCGACATTCTTGACGCAGTCGAGGTTTCTTATCGATTGCAGGATTACGGCGCCTCGCAAAACGATATTGAAACATTAACTGAAGAAGCGATGGCGACCGCTCCCTTCTTCGAATACAATCCGCGGGACTTCAACGAACGAAATATCAAGGAAATCTATCAAGCCGCTTTATGA
- a CDS encoding DNA-binding response regulator, which translates to MAGEHILVVEDEDDILELVQYNLRKEGYRVTGVTSGEQGLEAAASKRPDLIVLDLMLPGIDGLEVCRLTKNNPSTERVSIIMLTAKGEEADIVSGLELGADDYLTKPFSPRVLLARVRAVLRRREIPPDAGATVRVHDLLIHPGRHEVAVGGKPIDLTFSEFQILYALARKPGWVFTRNQLVDAIRGEDYAVTSRSVDVHITSLRKKLGGARKYVETVRGVGYRLKE; encoded by the coding sequence ATGGCCGGCGAACATATTCTCGTTGTCGAAGACGAGGACGACATCCTGGAACTTGTCCAATATAACCTCCGCAAGGAGGGTTATCGAGTGACCGGCGTGACCTCCGGCGAGCAAGGGCTGGAGGCAGCCGCTTCCAAGAGGCCTGACCTGATCGTGCTTGACCTGATGCTGCCCGGAATAGACGGCCTCGAAGTCTGCAGGTTGACGAAGAATAATCCTTCAACCGAACGTGTGTCGATCATTATGTTGACGGCTAAAGGAGAAGAAGCCGATATCGTCTCAGGCCTTGAGCTCGGAGCCGATGATTATCTGACAAAACCATTCAGCCCTCGAGTCCTGCTGGCAAGAGTGCGAGCCGTTTTGCGCAGGCGGGAAATACCGCCCGATGCCGGAGCAACCGTTCGGGTGCATGATCTCCTGATCCATCCGGGGCGCCATGAAGTTGCCGTTGGGGGAAAGCCGATCGATTTGACTTTCTCGGAATTTCAGATTCTGTACGCGCTGGCGCGGAAGCCGGGCTGGGTATTCACCAGAAACCAATTGGTTGATGCGATTCGCGGTGAAGATTATGCCGTCACCAGCCGCTCGGTCGATGTCCATATCACCAGCCTGCGCAAAAAACTCGGCGGCGCGAGAAAATACGTCGAAACCGTCAGAGGCGTCGGCTACAGGCTCAAGGAGTAG
- a CDS encoding HAMP domain-containing protein, giving the protein MRKKTILLQLYFSYLLIILLALSAVSWYASRTYRKFHLEETKRHLSAAANLIQESLPPISEGNLPALDAFCKRMAEISSTRITIILATGTVVGDSERDPTLMDNHGDRPEVISAFTGLEGASSRYSYTLDKEMLYVAVPVSRDDDVVGVVRTSLPLQDIRKTMFHLSAEMLVAAMLVAAAAAAFSFGVSRRITNPLRELKEGAERFADGDLAHRLAASDSHETAILAEAMNRMAAELDQKIHDAVQKKNEHEAVLSSMKEGVLAVDSFERLISLNQAAAQLFRVNPLSARGQSIQEVVRNADLQRLIRKAVETNEPAETEFVLYDAGEKFIHAQAAPLRDVKGRSRGTVVVVNDITNVRRLENVRRDLVANVSHELKTPITSIKGSVETLLDGAIQKPDDAAKFLSIIAKQADRLNSLIDDLLTLARIEQETEEERIELTAARIIDIIRNAIQTCEQKASEKRIEIVLSCPNDLVAQINPPLLEQALINLIDNALKYSDPDEKVRISADSSNDETIISVCDTGCGIAEEHLPRLFERFYRVDKARSRKLGGTGLGLAIVKHIVQAHGGRVSVESAPGKGSTFRIHLPNIQG; this is encoded by the coding sequence ATGCGCAAAAAGACGATCCTGCTCCAATTGTATTTCTCGTACCTCCTGATCATCCTGCTCGCACTATCGGCCGTGAGCTGGTATGCAAGCCGAACCTACCGAAAATTCCATCTGGAGGAGACAAAAAGACATTTATCGGCCGCTGCGAATCTCATTCAGGAAAGTCTCCCTCCAATTTCCGAGGGCAATCTGCCGGCTCTCGATGCCTTCTGCAAGCGAATGGCTGAAATTTCATCTACCCGGATTACAATTATCCTTGCCACAGGGACGGTGGTCGGAGATTCAGAGCGGGACCCGACCTTGATGGATAACCACGGGGACCGTCCCGAGGTCATTTCCGCCTTTACCGGGCTGGAAGGAGCTTCATCGCGTTACAGCTACACTCTCGATAAAGAAATGTTGTACGTGGCTGTTCCTGTTTCACGGGATGACGATGTCGTCGGAGTGGTCAGAACCTCTTTACCCCTCCAGGATATCAGAAAAACCATGTTTCACCTCTCGGCCGAAATGCTCGTGGCGGCAATGCTCGTGGCGGCGGCCGCAGCCGCCTTCAGTTTTGGCGTGTCTCGCCGCATCACGAATCCGCTGAGAGAATTGAAGGAAGGGGCGGAACGCTTCGCAGACGGCGATCTCGCGCATCGGCTCGCCGCTTCCGATTCTCATGAAACGGCCATACTCGCCGAAGCCATGAATCGAATGGCGGCAGAGCTTGACCAGAAGATACATGACGCCGTCCAGAAGAAAAACGAGCATGAGGCGGTGCTTTCAAGCATGAAGGAAGGGGTCCTTGCGGTCGATTCGTTCGAGCGCCTGATAAGCCTGAATCAGGCTGCCGCACAGCTCTTTCGCGTCAATCCTCTTTCGGCCCGCGGACAAAGCATTCAGGAAGTGGTTCGTAATGCCGATCTCCAGCGGCTCATCCGCAAAGCCGTGGAAACCAATGAGCCTGCCGAGACTGAATTCGTGCTCTATGACGCAGGAGAAAAATTCATTCATGCTCAAGCGGCGCCGCTTCGGGATGTAAAAGGCCGCAGCAGAGGAACTGTCGTTGTGGTCAACGATATCACGAATGTACGCCGCCTTGAGAATGTGCGCCGCGATTTGGTCGCCAACGTTTCACACGAATTAAAAACACCAATCACCTCGATCAAGGGCTCTGTCGAGACTCTTCTCGATGGCGCCATTCAAAAGCCTGATGATGCAGCAAAGTTCCTCTCCATTATCGCCAAGCAGGCGGACCGCCTCAATTCGCTCATCGATGACCTGCTCACGCTCGCCAGAATCGAGCAGGAAACCGAAGAAGAGCGCATAGAATTAACAGCCGCCAGGATTATTGATATTATCCGGAATGCCATCCAGACCTGTGAACAAAAAGCGTCGGAAAAGCGGATCGAAATCGTTTTAAGCTGTCCCAACGATCTGGTTGCCCAAATTAATCCACCCTTGCTCGAACAGGCGTTAATCAACCTGATCGATAACGCCCTCAAGTACAGCGATCCGGACGAGAAAGTAAGAATCAGCGCGGACTCTTCCAATGACGAAACAATTATCTCGGTTTGCGATACCGGTTGCGGTATTGCGGAAGAACATCTGCCGCGTCTATTCGAGCGCTTCTATAGGGTGGACAAGGCGCGGAGTCGAAAGTTGGGCGGAACCGGACTGGGGTTGGCGATTGTGAAACATATCGTCCAAGCCCACGGCGGCCGCGTCAGCGTCGAAAGCGCCCCCGGGAAAGGAAGTACGTTCAGAATACACCTGCCCAATATTCAAGGCTGA
- the pstS gene encoding phosphate ABC transporter substrate-binding protein PstS: MLLIFSASAVGLGQEVAINGAGATFPYPIYSQWTYKYNQLTGVRINYQSIGSGGGIAQIKAGTVHFGASDAPLKPEELDEAGLIQFPMVIGGVVPVINVSGIESGNLKLTPSLLADIFLGKITRWNHPSLLKANVGLRLPDKAITVVHRADGSGTTWIFTDYLSKVSPQWKESIGVGTAVAWPTGIGGKGNEGIATYVQRTAGSIGYVEYAYALQNKLVYALLQNKAGNFVAPTMETFQAAAAGADWKNAPGYYLILTDQDGAESWPITGASFILVYKQQRNAKQGKTMLSFFDWCYRHGADMAKELHYVPIPMNVVDLVKNTWQEQVTSNGQPLWP, translated from the coding sequence ATGCTTCTGATTTTCAGCGCAAGCGCAGTTGGTCTCGGGCAAGAGGTCGCCATAAACGGCGCCGGCGCAACTTTCCCCTACCCCATTTATTCACAGTGGACATACAAGTACAATCAGCTAACCGGAGTCCGAATCAATTACCAGTCGATCGGCTCCGGTGGCGGAATCGCTCAGATAAAAGCCGGAACCGTCCATTTCGGCGCCTCCGACGCCCCCCTGAAACCGGAGGAACTGGACGAGGCAGGGCTGATCCAATTCCCGATGGTGATCGGCGGCGTCGTGCCGGTCATCAATGTCTCCGGGATCGAGTCGGGAAATCTGAAGTTAACGCCCAGCCTCCTCGCGGATATCTTCCTCGGAAAGATAACCCGGTGGAACCACCCCTCACTGCTGAAAGCGAACGTCGGACTCCGGCTTCCGGATAAGGCGATCACCGTTGTGCACCGGGCGGACGGCTCGGGGACTACGTGGATTTTCACCGACTATCTGAGCAAAGTCTCACCGCAGTGGAAGGAAAGCATCGGAGTCGGCACGGCGGTCGCCTGGCCCACCGGCATTGGCGGCAAAGGCAATGAGGGCATAGCCACCTACGTCCAGCGGACAGCAGGTTCGATCGGGTATGTCGAATATGCCTATGCATTACAGAACAAGCTGGTGTATGCCCTCCTGCAAAACAAAGCCGGCAACTTCGTGGCGCCGACTATGGAGACTTTTCAGGCCGCGGCCGCCGGCGCGGATTGGAAAAACGCCCCTGGCTATTACCTGATCCTGACCGACCAGGACGGCGCCGAAAGCTGGCCCATCACCGGCGCGTCGTTCATCCTCGTTTACAAACAGCAGAGGAATGCGAAACAGGGAAAGACCATGCTTTCGTTCTTTGACTGGTGTTACAGGCACGGCGCCGATATGGCCAAAGAGCTGCACTACGTCCCGATCCCGATGAACGTCGTCGATCTTGTCAAAAACACCTGGCAGGAACAAGTAACATCGAATGGGCAGCCCCTGTGGCCATAA
- the pstC gene encoding phosphate ABC transporter permease subunit PstC, translated as MAPANESFPAALARSGDPVFKWFTISCAGTMLMLLVGIFVILVWRSNLSIRKFGFSFLLSQEWNPVIGEFGALSSVYGTVVSTVIAMLLAVPLSLIIALFLVELAPQSISRIIGGAIELLAAIPSIIYGMWGLFVFAPLMADHVQPFLGDIAGWLPLFQGPPMGIGMLTAGLILALMILPFISAICRDVFRMVPAVVKESAYGVGATTWEVTRKVTLRYGARGIIGGAFLGLGRALGETMAVTFVIGNDHTISPSLFAPANSIASTLANEFTEAFDPLYLSALIELGLVLFVLTLIVQLIAQIWLNRMRKAAGGGL; from the coding sequence ATGGCGCCTGCGAATGAATCCTTTCCTGCTGCACTTGCCCGTTCAGGAGATCCCGTCTTCAAGTGGTTCACGATCTCCTGCGCGGGCACCATGTTGATGCTGCTCGTCGGCATCTTTGTCATCCTTGTCTGGCGATCCAACCTCTCAATCCGGAAATTCGGCTTCTCGTTCCTGCTCTCACAAGAGTGGAATCCGGTGATCGGAGAATTCGGCGCGCTCAGCAGCGTTTACGGGACGGTGGTATCGACCGTCATTGCAATGCTCCTGGCGGTTCCGCTGAGCCTCATCATTGCGCTCTTTCTGGTCGAGCTGGCGCCTCAGTCGATAAGCCGCATTATCGGAGGCGCCATCGAGCTCCTGGCGGCGATCCCCAGCATCATCTATGGGATGTGGGGCCTCTTCGTCTTTGCGCCGCTCATGGCGGATCATGTGCAGCCGTTCCTTGGAGACATCGCCGGATGGCTCCCGCTGTTTCAGGGACCCCCGATGGGGATTGGCATGTTAACCGCCGGATTGATCCTCGCCCTGATGATCCTCCCTTTCATCTCGGCCATTTGCCGCGACGTCTTTCGCATGGTGCCCGCAGTCGTCAAGGAGTCCGCGTACGGAGTCGGCGCCACTACCTGGGAAGTGACCAGAAAAGTGACGCTCCGATACGGCGCGCGCGGGATCATCGGGGGCGCCTTCCTCGGTCTCGGACGCGCACTCGGAGAAACCATGGCCGTTACCTTCGTCATTGGAAACGATCACACCATCTCGCCCTCGCTCTTCGCTCCGGCTAACAGCATCGCATCCACACTCGCCAATGAATTTACTGAGGCCTTCGACCCGCTCTACCTGAGCGCCCTGATCGAACTCGGCCTTGTCCTGTTCGTCCTGACGCTGATCGTTCAGCTTATCGCACAGATCTGGCTCAACCGCATGCGAAAAGCGGCAGGAGGTGGATTATGA
- the pstA gene encoding phosphate ABC transporter permease PstA: MRNRSHKWRRRVNLVVQILSSTAALAGVAALGWILIEVAVRGAAALNFAFFTQLPTPPGMPGGGLASAIVGTLLMTVLASLSGIMIGVFTGVYLSEFGRSTLFASSVRMGTNVLMGTPSIIIGVFIYALLVAPMGHFSGYAGAAALAIIIVPVVARTTEDMLGLVPNELREAALAIGAPRWKMTMGIVFRSAKAGLLTGVLLAIARISGETAPLLFTALNSPYWPKSLTEPTANLTVTVFNYAMSPYADWQRMAWGASFIITGSVLLLTVAARGFLLMKRER, translated from the coding sequence ATGAGAAACCGGTCCCATAAATGGCGGCGGCGAGTCAATCTTGTAGTCCAAATTTTGTCATCGACAGCGGCTTTGGCCGGCGTGGCGGCGCTGGGTTGGATTCTCATCGAAGTGGCCGTCCGCGGCGCCGCGGCCCTTAACTTCGCGTTCTTCACTCAACTGCCCACTCCCCCGGGAATGCCCGGCGGCGGATTGGCAAGCGCCATCGTGGGCACCCTCCTGATGACCGTACTGGCGTCTCTTTCCGGGATCATGATCGGCGTGTTCACCGGCGTCTACTTATCTGAATTCGGGCGCAGCACGCTCTTTGCCTCCTCAGTCCGCATGGGAACAAATGTCCTGATGGGAACCCCCTCCATTATCATTGGAGTATTCATCTATGCGCTGCTGGTTGCGCCGATGGGTCATTTCTCGGGTTACGCGGGAGCGGCGGCTCTCGCCATCATCATAGTCCCGGTAGTCGCCAGAACGACCGAAGACATGCTCGGACTCGTGCCCAATGAACTGCGAGAGGCGGCGCTTGCAATCGGCGCGCCCCGCTGGAAAATGACGATGGGAATTGTCTTCCGCTCCGCAAAGGCCGGCCTGTTGACGGGAGTTCTGCTTGCCATCGCCCGCATCAGCGGCGAAACGGCCCCCCTTTTGTTTACCGCTCTCAACAGCCCTTACTGGCCGAAGTCGTTGACCGAGCCGACCGCAAATCTTACGGTGACTGTATTCAACTACGCCATGTCGCCGTATGCCGACTGGCAACGGATGGCATGGGGCGCTTCATTTATAATTACCGGCAGTGTGTTATTATTAACAGTAGCGGCAAGAGGTTTTCTGCTCATGAAAAGGGAAAGATGA
- the pstB gene encoding phosphate ABC transporter ATP-binding protein PstB, with protein sequence MKLVEKEPKHALVKPYAVKAGVPGNASSTQMQKKVSVRGLNFYYGSHQALHDNDLDIAPNQVTAIIGPSGCGKSTHIRVYNRIYELYPDQRATGEVLLDGENVLSPSADLIQLRKKVGMIFQKPTPFPMTVFENVAYGLKLHYRLSRSQLAQQVEKALRDAALWNEVKDKLNKPGLALSGGQQQRLCIARAIALEPELLLMDEPSSAIDPVATAKIEDLIEILKVNYTIVIVTHNMQQAARVSDFTAFFYEGRIIEFDTTSRIFTNPSEKQTQDYITGRFG encoded by the coding sequence ATGAAACTGGTGGAAAAGGAACCCAAACACGCTCTCGTGAAGCCTTATGCAGTGAAGGCAGGCGTGCCGGGAAATGCTTCTTCAACTCAAATGCAAAAAAAAGTTTCGGTGAGAGGTCTTAATTTTTATTATGGATCCCACCAGGCCCTCCACGACAACGACCTCGATATCGCTCCGAACCAGGTGACGGCGATCATCGGCCCGTCAGGATGCGGAAAATCCACCCATATCAGGGTCTACAACCGCATATATGAATTGTATCCGGACCAGCGAGCAACCGGCGAGGTCCTTCTTGATGGGGAAAATGTCCTCTCCCCGTCAGCAGATCTCATCCAGCTACGAAAGAAGGTGGGAATGATCTTCCAGAAGCCCACGCCGTTTCCGATGACCGTCTTTGAAAATGTCGCCTACGGGCTGAAACTCCACTACCGCCTGAGCCGCAGTCAACTGGCGCAACAGGTGGAAAAGGCCTTGCGCGACGCCGCTCTCTGGAATGAGGTGAAGGATAAACTCAATAAGCCGGGCTTGGCTCTTTCCGGTGGACAGCAACAGCGGCTTTGCATCGCCCGCGCAATCGCCCTCGAGCCGGAGCTCCTCCTGATGGATGAACCGTCTTCCGCAATCGATCCGGTCGCGACAGCGAAGATCGAAGACCTGATCGAAATACTCAAGGTCAATTATACGATCGTAATCGTAACGCACAACATGCAGCAGGCTGCACGCGTCTCCGATTTCACCGCCTTTTTCTATGAGGGTCGGATCATCGAGTTCGATACCACTTCGCGCATCTTCACGAATCCATCCGAAAAACAGACGCAGGACTACATCACGGGCCGCTTCGGTTGA